A window of the Gammaproteobacteria bacterium genome harbors these coding sequences:
- the acnA gene encoding aconitate hydratase AcnA has translation MTDSFKTRTALDVNGKSYQISRLADLPGVDRLPYSMKILLENLLRFEDGSSVSKDDIQAVLDWDPKAEPSREIAYRPARVLLQDFTGVPAVVDLAAMRDAMAKLGGDPQRINPLQPVELVIDHSVQVDKFGSADAMQLNAELEYSRNRERYAFLKWGQKGFSNFKVVPPDTGIVHQVNLEYLARGIFSQEKDGVLEAYPDTLVGTDSHTTMVNGLGVLGWGVGGIEAEAAMLGQPISMLIPQVVGFRLTGALPEGATATDLVLTVTQTLRARGVVGKFVEFFGEGLQHLPLADRATIANMAPEYGATCGIFPIDDETLRYMRLTGRSEEQVALVEAYAKAQGMFRTAESPEAQYSDVLELDMGTVVPSLAGPRRPQDRVPLTDAKAMFEEAFAKMKAEQNLKSKDSATATIDGQSVELRNGAVVIAAITSCTNTSNPYVMLGAGLVARKAHELGLKVKPWVKTSLAPGSRVVKEYLDQSGLTADLDSLGFNIVGYGCTTCIGNSGPLPEPVSAAIREGDLTVTSVLSGNRNFEGRVHPEVRMNYLASPPLVVAYAIAGTMDIDLFNEPLGQDANGKDVFLKDIWPTQKEVHDVVQANVTAEQFSSSYGEVFNGEARWNNLESPEGDRFEWQADSTYVQHPPYFESIAEGVGEVSDIHGARVLALLGDSVTTDHISPAGSIKADSPAGRYLQEHGVAPADFNSYGSRRGNHEVMMRGTFANIRLRNQLAPGTEGGVTLHLPDGEQMSIYDAAMKYRDENVPLVVLAGKEYGSGSSRDWAAKGPRLLGVRAVIADSYERIHRSNLVGMGILPLQFMPGENAETHGLTGRETFDIEGLGDGSAKQVTVTAHTEDGGKKTFKARVRIDTPQEVEYYRNGGILQYVLRQLAA, from the coding sequence ATGACCGACAGTTTCAAGACTCGCACCGCCCTGGACGTCAATGGCAAGTCCTACCAGATCAGCCGCCTGGCCGACCTGCCCGGCGTGGACCGCCTGCCCTATTCGATGAAGATCCTGCTGGAAAACCTGCTGCGCTTCGAAGACGGCAGCAGTGTCAGCAAGGACGACATCCAGGCCGTGCTGGACTGGGACCCCAAGGCCGAGCCGAGCCGCGAGATCGCCTACCGCCCCGCACGCGTGCTGCTGCAGGACTTCACCGGCGTGCCCGCCGTGGTCGATCTGGCCGCCATGCGCGACGCCATGGCCAAGCTGGGCGGTGACCCGCAGCGCATCAATCCGCTGCAGCCGGTGGAACTGGTCATCGACCATTCCGTGCAGGTGGACAAGTTCGGCAGCGCCGACGCCATGCAGCTCAACGCCGAGCTGGAATACAGCCGCAACCGCGAGCGCTACGCCTTCCTCAAGTGGGGGCAGAAGGGCTTTTCCAACTTCAAGGTCGTCCCGCCGGATACCGGCATCGTCCACCAGGTGAACCTCGAATACCTGGCGCGCGGCATCTTCTCGCAGGAGAAGGACGGTGTGCTGGAGGCCTATCCGGACACCCTGGTCGGTACCGACTCGCACACCACCATGGTCAACGGCCTGGGCGTGCTGGGCTGGGGGGTGGGCGGCATCGAGGCCGAGGCCGCCATGCTCGGCCAGCCGATCTCCATGCTCATCCCGCAGGTCGTCGGCTTCCGCCTGACGGGCGCCCTGCCCGAAGGCGCCACCGCCACCGACCTGGTGCTCACCGTCACCCAGACGCTGCGTGCCAGGGGCGTGGTGGGCAAGTTCGTGGAATTCTTCGGCGAGGGCCTGCAGCACCTGCCGCTGGCCGATCGCGCCACCATCGCCAACATGGCCCCGGAATACGGCGCCACCTGCGGCATCTTCCCGATCGACGACGAAACCCTGCGCTACATGCGTCTCACCGGGCGCAGCGAGGAACAGGTCGCGCTGGTCGAGGCCTATGCCAAGGCCCAGGGCATGTTCCGTACGGCCGAGTCGCCCGAGGCGCAGTACAGCGACGTGCTGGAGCTGGACATGGGCACGGTCGTGCCCTCGCTGGCCGGCCCGCGCCGTCCGCAGGATCGCGTACCGCTGACTGACGCCAAGGCCATGTTCGAGGAGGCCTTCGCCAAGATGAAGGCCGAGCAGAACCTCAAGAGCAAGGACAGCGCCACCGCCACCATAGACGGCCAGTCCGTCGAGCTGCGCAACGGCGCGGTGGTCATCGCGGCCATCACTTCCTGCACCAACACCTCCAATCCCTACGTCATGCTCGGCGCCGGCCTGGTGGCCCGCAAGGCGCATGAGCTGGGCCTCAAGGTAAAGCCCTGGGTGAAGACCTCACTGGCGCCCGGCTCCCGCGTGGTGAAGGAATATCTCGATCAGTCCGGCCTGACCGCCGACCTCGACAGCCTGGGCTTCAACATCGTCGGCTACGGCTGCACCACCTGTATCGGCAACTCCGGTCCACTGCCCGAGCCGGTGAGCGCCGCGATCAGGGAAGGCGACCTGACCGTGACCTCCGTGCTGTCCGGCAATCGCAACTTCGAAGGCCGCGTGCACCCCGAGGTACGCATGAACTACCTGGCCTCCCCGCCCCTGGTGGTGGCCTACGCCATCGCCGGCACCATGGACATCGACCTGTTCAACGAACCGCTGGGGCAGGACGCCAACGGCAAGGACGTGTTCCTGAAGGACATCTGGCCAACCCAGAAGGAAGTCCACGATGTCGTGCAGGCCAACGTCACCGCCGAGCAGTTCTCCAGCAGCTACGGCGAGGTGTTCAACGGCGAGGCGCGCTGGAACAACCTGGAATCGCCGGAGGGCGACCGCTTCGAGTGGCAGGCCGACTCCACCTACGTGCAGCACCCGCCCTATTTCGAGAGCATCGCCGAGGGCGTGGGCGAGGTTTCCGATATCCACGGCGCCCGCGTGCTGGCGCTGCTGGGCGACTCGGTGACCACCGACCACATTTCGCCCGCCGGTTCGATCAAGGCCGACAGCCCGGCCGGCCGTTACCTGCAGGAACACGGTGTGGCTCCGGCCGACTTCAATTCCTACGGTTCGCGCCGCGGCAACCACGAGGTGATGATGCGCGGCACCTTCGCCAACATACGCCTGCGCAACCAGCTGGCGCCCGGCACCGAGGGCGGCGTGACCCTGCACCTGCCGGACGGCGAGCAGATGTCCATCTACGACGCGGCCATGAAATACCGCGACGAGAACGTGCCGCTGGTGGTTCTCGCCGGCAAGGAATACGGTTCCGGTTCCTCGCGTGACTGGGCCGCCAAGGGCCCCCGCCTGCTGGGCGTGCGTGCGGTCATCGCCGACAGCTACGAACGTATTCACCGTTCCAACCTGGTCGGTATGGGCATACTGCCGCTGCAGTTCATGCCGGGCGAGAACGCCGAAACCCACGGCCTGACCGGCCGCGAGACCTTCGACATCGAGGGCCTGGGCGACGGCTCCGCCAAGCAGGTCACCGTCACCGCGCATACCGAGGACGGCGGCAAGAAAACCTTCAAGGCGCGGGTACGCATCGACACGCCGCAGGAGGTCGAGTACTACCGCAACGGCGGCATCCTGCAGTACGTACTGCGTCAGCTCGCCGCCTGA